Within the Vairimorpha necatrix chromosome 10, complete sequence genome, the region GATCacgattataaaaaatctaatttatttttgttgaGGAGGCCAAAGTGCGAATTAGTTTATATGTAATTTCCTCGATATTCTTATCTTGCCTTTCACGGTAGAATAAGCCTCTTTGACTTATTTCCCGCATTATGTTAATATGAGGCCGAGTCATCTAGATAAGTAATACTTCGCCGTCAACAAACAAATTACGAGTTATATAGTGTCTgcttaaaatatttgtctAAACATATAGTTTTTAGAGAAAGTCTTTTCTTCTAATACTTAGATCAATGACattaataaagataaaaagaataattttAGCCTTCTACTGGGCATATTAAATTCAAGAGacaattaaaattctaaaaatataaactatttaaataaGCCGAACAGCCGGATGGGGGCAGCTCGCATCATACATATTATTAAGACAAATGTAATTTGCTTAAAATCTTATGAAATCTTGCAGAAAATGTATACTGTAAATGCTTTTCTCAAAATTCTATTATTTCAATAATCATTTACTTAGCTCGTGATAGCTACTACTgtaatttgattttaaaataatccTACACAAGGAACGAGGAATTTAATGTTGCTAgttattcaaaaatataatataattagtTGTTTACACAACTATAGTGCCaatgtttataatttacaaGGTTAATTGTGgacataaataattttcgtAAAAAGGATTcaacttttaaaatgtcaAATTTTGTAACTGCTGTCAACGAAATGACAGttgaaaaataagaaagagaaatatttgacatgtttaaaaaacaaaaatatatatttgctaatttacaaaagtttcaaacatttaaaaaaattatacattGCCATTGATACTCctttttgatataaatagaaaaatctTAAGTGGACCCTAAATGGAAagacaaattaaaacacTGGAATTTGAAAATCTTTATCTTGATGTACCAAAATTCGGTCCTAATGGACATGTATCTTACACTAGAATTTTAAGATGTTTATCTGGGAAAATTGAATCTGGGAAACTTACAGCTGTAATTGGTTCTAGTGGTTGTGGTAAAACTCATTTTCTTAGAATGCTTGTTGGTGATATCAGTGAAAAATCTAAAACATTTGGTAAGATATTATACAATGGCAAAGAAAGAGAACCAGAAGAATGGAAAATGAAGTTTTCGTATGTTCCTCAGgatgatatattttatccTGACTTGTCGATTAATAATcatatgaaatattatatgtCACTTTTTGAAGACAAAAGCAGTGAATTTTACGAACATAAAATCGACAAGATACTTGAAAGATGCTCTATATtgcatcaaaaaaataatttctttggGGCACTTTCTGGAGGTGAACGTAAAAGAGCTTTGATCGCAATATCCATGATTAATGATccagaaattttaattttagatgAACCTACGACTGGGATAGATTCAAATACAGCATCAGAAATCATCCAGACACTTAAAAAGTATGCACAGGATTATAATTGTATGGTTATATCTGCAATACATCAACCTGGTCCTGGTCTTTTTAGCTACTTTGATGACTTAATTGCATTAGTGAAATTGGgagtattttatattggACCATATAAGCAATTAGAATCTTTTTTGATCGGAAATGGGATCTCTATGGAATCTGACTTATCTTTGCCAGAATTATTGTTTGTTATTTTGGTTGATAATTCCAAGTTTCCCGAAgccaaaaaatataaatcgaatgttaagaaaattattgaaaaaaacgaggataaatgtaaaaaatataataataatagaaTATGTAATAATTACAAGACTCTTGATTTTAAACACAAATTCGCTGATAGCTGGAAGGTGATAAAATACTCCTTTAATGCTACGTATAATGTAAACAAATTATCGGTTAAAATAGTTTTAATGGTATTCATATCAATTATagcaattttatttgaaccaatttttcatttcgTCGAATCTTATCCATTTaatcatttaaaattttatgatgaATTGAAACTGTGTTCTTATGGTCAAATATTGAGTTTTAGTTTTGCTGTAGTTAGTCATTTATATAGTATAACTCATTCTATTTGGTCATTTTATGCTTACACTGGAGTTTGGTCCCACAATCGATGTTTTGtaattgaatatttaaatggTAGATACACGTATGGTACATATTTTATGGCGACATTCTATTACTGTctaattagaaattttatattcttctCTGTTAAGTTCTGTTTATAtctcttattttttagaaattttttatttcatccAATAGtgtttttagtttttattatttctactattttaaatatttttttgtttacttGCATGTCTATTATCTCCGaatataatattgtttttagcttaatatatttttttataatacaatCACCACTAGTTACATGCGATACAGCGGTGTTTAAGCTAAACCATGATGACATACTAATGTATGTATTATCAATCATCccaatattaaatttaagaCTCTTTTTAAAGATGAGATGTTTTGGACTAGCAGAAAAATTTGCAGATAAGACTGCGATTCTTgaatttttgaataaaacatgcgttaaagaaattatcCATTGTTCGTATGATGAAGGATTagaaaatacaatattttacaacAAATTTGGCAAGTCGGCGGATTTTATTACTGGAATTAGTATATTTGGATCttgtttattattgatTGGTGGTGCAACAATACTTTACATAGTCGATAAGATTCCTAACAtgagatttaaattaacaaaataaattatttacattAATATCTAggttttattgaaaaattttccttctttttcttaattttgTAGTCTCTAATctatttatgatttttttgtagaaaaataaaaaaatttaatgaaaaaattcgAGGGTAATTATTAGAACACGCGTAATAGCGAGAAAAGCTAAATTGCTAATTTCAAACTTAATTTCAGAATATCGATAAATCGTTTTTTGGAATTTATATTAACCTCTCtcaaaaaaattgcaaAAACATTTAACGTTCTTATGATGTAAAtggaaatataaaataaataaaatgctGAAGGAGTTAACAAGCATCAGGGggttatttattaaatattataaagacactaatataaaaatattttatattatctaTTAGACTTTATAAATGtaacaaattaatttacttgatacattatatataaatggGGTTGTGATGTAAAGGACTACATCACAACAATAGGTGTCAATAATATCGTCTGTCTAATATTTCGAatcttaaataaattaacaaacaaaataagattataaaaacatgttTATAAATGGAAAAGCCGTTCAGGCTAATGTCGGCTTTAGCAGAAAATCTTCGATATAgggtttttttgttttttgccTCTTTTTTGAAAGATTGAGGAGATAATTAAACAAGAGAAGAattcaaataatatataatgaattaataacaaaacataaaattctGATTTATGAATTATGAGATTCTCAGATGATAATAAAGgacaaacaaaattttattatgaaGTGTAAATGGAGTACATGTAAAAATACAACTTCAATATGGAAAGGTACTTTCTATCAAGAATCTAGACTTAACCATATTACAATATTACAAGCAACTTAATAAGTGGAATCTAGGATATCCTCGAAAGTTCATTTGTCAATTTTTGGGGTTTTCTGCCGAATTTGTTTCAACTATATTAACAAAGTTAAAAGAATCTgatatttatcaaaaatatttaaatagtATCGGGATTATTGGAGGTGAAAAATAGTAGTAGAAACGACGAAACGAAGATTGGCAAGAATAATAGAGGCAAAATTGTTAAAGGTTTCTGGTGTTTTGGTATGGTTGAATGTACCATAAAACGcagaattatatttatatacattGAGAAAAGAGACCAATAACGCTCACCaatcttttattataacaCGTAGATAAGAAAAGTATTATTTATAGCGATATGTGGAGAGCCTATCATAATTTGGGCTTAATATTTGACCAACATCTAACAGTAAATCATTCGTTAAATTTCCGAGAACCAATAACTGGTGTTCATACCAATACCATAGAAGGTAATTGGCgatcttaaaaaaattactataCCAAATAGAAACAAATCAGTTCAGAGTGCAAagcttttttttattcaggTGCATGCTCTAATGAAATTCTTCTACTTCTGTGTTTGTTGccttatttaattatttattttatttgttatttttgttcCTTCCTCGACATTTTTTCTCCtctatttttgaaaaaaggggcaaaaaaaaccTTATTCCGAAAATTTTCTCCATAAGCCGACATTGGCCTGAACTTTTACTAAAATTGCTGAACAGTAttcttatattaaaaataaaatacataaagAAGTTTATCTTTGAAGGGCACGGAACATTAGACGATCAAGAACACCATCAATAAAGTCATTAATAATAACAATATCTTAGAGAgctattttaaatatagcAAAAGTCCCCTCTTTATAGGACagattttctaatttttttttattttgtttaaaaaaatagtgcTAAAATACGAACTAAAAGTGTAAGAACTGACAGggatcaaatttttaaaaaatataaaaaatgctaAGTAATAAATGTGGCGCGCGAGCGTTGACCCCCTAGGATTTCCAGATTGTGCAAGCATTGACCCCTAGTAAATGCAACCCCGTGCAGGAGTTGACCCTTAGGATTTGTATCCCGTGCAAGCATTGACCCCTAGTAAATGCAACCCCGTGCAGGCGTTGACCCCTCCTTTCAGAAAGCTCTGTCTAAgtttaatcttttttaaataaataaacgcACTTGTTTGGATTCGAACCAGCGGACCATGTGAAAGAAACAAACAGCATACCACTCGACCACGGCATActagattaaaaaaaaaaaaaaaaaaaaaaaataagaaaaaacttACATAATAACAATCatcatcatatatataaaagaattttatttaattttttaccccttttttttgtagttttgtaaaatctaaacttcttattttaGGCTTTCTatgttatttaaatatcaaatataaatttattgctTTAATTTGACTATTCTAAGTGTGTATGTTATTagttaatactttttaattttgattattatttttgtaaaactcagttccaaaatatcgtcagaatcgttttttagaatttatttaacccttctacgaaaaaaatttacaaaacatttaaccaatgatgattttaaagataaaggTCAAAAGCTGAGCTTTAAGAGTTTTAAACATATCTTATCAAGATTCATAAGTGTTTTCAACTTCATTTTACTGTTCAAATGTTCATAAAAAgtggttttaaaacataacaTCTCCTTTTCAAATTCCATCTTCCTAAAGTGgaaattgaaaaaagataaaggAGGtacatattataaaacaaaacattcaaatcccgttttcaaaacgggaaagcatacgctagtcatatatataaaagaattttatttaattttttgcccctcttttttgtggttttgtaaaatctaaaCTTCTTATTATAGCTTATTGTGTCATcttaatatcaaatataaactcAATGAAGGATTTTGACTGTCATATGTGCGTGTACTGTATGTTAATACATTttgattataattttttgttttgtaaaactcagTCCCAAAATATtgtcagaatcgttttttagaatttatttaacccttctagaaaaaattcacaaaaatattaaccAAAGAAAAGTTGAATGTAAGTGTCAAATTTTGAACGTATAAACATTATAAAGTTATCAAATTGGATTTTATAGAATAATTTGATTTGAATCTATATTCAAGTTTTGCATTggaaatgattttaatgtTGTCTAAAATTGCATTTCCCCTTTCTTTTCAAACCAAATATGGcaacttaaaaaaaaattaaaggaGGTACATAccataaacaaaacaattaaatcccgttttcaaaacgggaaagcatacgctagttgataaataaaaggatttttttttatcaccTTAAAAATGATTCTTCCTCCCAGAAATGCTAGTGAATAcagtaatttaaaattagttTTACTAGGCAGGGACAATGAAGTTGTTTTAGAAAagcaacaaaaaaaacggTTGAAACAAAAAGCTGGTAATTACCTTCTTATAGATGGGGCGCTATATTTAAGGGACCGGGCTAATGGGAACCACCTCAAGGTTTTTCATAGTGAACAGCTTGAGGCCTTGGAAGTGGAATGTAGAGCTTTCCACCAGCTTCATCACGGGGGCGTTAACCGATTCGAAGCATCATGCAATaaggttttttttaaaattcctAGGGAcattataagaaaaatcgTTTCCGAATGCATCACATGTGTACAATCACAAccgttaaaaaataaagagcgCCAAGTACATATTACGGCCTCTAAACCGATGGAACGAATTATGATCGATTTAATCGATATGACACGCTATAAAAGGTTTAACGATGGTTATTGTTGGATTTTAACAATAATAGATGTGTATTCTAAGTTTGCCTGGGCCTTTCCATTGAAAAGTAAAACAGGTGATGGGGTTACAAAAAaccttaaatttttattttacaatatgaCTGGTCCGCCCAAGGTCCCTTAAAGCGAAAATGAAAGGAATTTTGCAATTCTCATATAAATAACCTTTGTTCCGacctttttattattcaaaAACATAGTAGGCCCCGTTTTCCACAATCAAACGGGCAAATAGAAAGGTTTGACCAAACTTTAACGCGAACAATACAAAAACATGTATTTGAAGAAAGTTTGTTTGCCGTTGACAATTCTAAAACTGAAGAAGAAAAGGTATGGCTGAAACATCTAAATAAAGTAGTCTACAACTACAATTTGGCCAAACATAGTGCGACAAAGCAGGTCCCGTTTAAtttattcttaaaaatacCAGGATTAAATTCTGTTTATATGCAAGATGAGAACGAGTCTATAGATGATAGcttaaaagaaattgaaatgAATTCTTAGACAGTAAATAAAAGAGATTTGTCGAATAGTGTTTTTAAAGAGCAAACTGAAACTGGTTCagttgataaaaattaccTTGCAAGAGTGGATCGTCATTCATTGGTTCATATCTCAAAATATACTTTTGAAATTGGTGACAAAGTCATTGTAGCTAAAGACTTtgataataatatcaaaacaaaaaaactaaaattatcttctttttttaaagaagttaagattataaaaattctctTCAACAACAGAGTGAAATGTGAAACTGAAGAAGGAACTCAAATTTTCCCTATATCGGGgcttaaaaaactttaattaaaattcaaatttaaatttttttgtgttctttttatttcttattttttttacgttttttttttttgggggGGTCAACGCTCGCGCGCcacaataaataaattaaaaaaaattattttagttAAACAACTAAGACAGAAATGTACAAAATGTGGTTTAAATGAAGacaaattatcaaattaaactgattatacaaaatataagTGTCTAAAATGTAAGTATATATGTTGACGTTGGCCGAAATATGAGGTTTAAAagtattctttttattattggcCCATCTCCGAATTTCGaagatgtttttttataaattctaaaacaTTGTTTCGGAATTTTCTTGTTTCAGATGTCAATAAGACAATCTGAATCGTCCGGACTATCCGACGTCTACACATGTGAATGTTTCAAAGAACatataatgaaattttacttctttattcgtctataaaaaacctatatttaaaaaaatactaatttttttttcatagtaaaaaataataataaccAAAcctaaaatcttttttaacaacataaaatgtttaaaacTTCTATCAGCATTGTAATAATTATGTGACATaagaaaaagaatatttttatgggTGCTTCTCCCTTTTGCTGCCCTATTTTTTGGGGATAGCAAAACGGAAAAAAggcaaaaatataaaatttttatttttttaaaaaaaaagtctCCGAAatgacaaaaaaaattagaattttAGACATTATTCGTTTTCAAAGCTTGCCTCGTGTAAAAACTACATGATAGAAATTGGAATCTTTAATCTGACTAGACGATGTGGTTCTTGTGATCATGTTGCAGGAAAGCTTGAATTATTATTGGAAAAGGAAAGTAAAGATTAGTTTATAGGTGTTCCTGGCGAGAATGCAGGGCAAAGAACAGCTTTTTAACTGTCATCAAGttattatttgaaatttatctttttagTGTATTCTTGGTCCTTTGTAACAGCAATAAGATTAATTATATGTTTAACGGAGGTGTCAAATGACactaatttaaaaataaagcttGAATGAGGGAATATATTAGAAAGAGATTGGAAACCGATTGCAAAATCGGTGGATCGGGAGTTCAAATCCAGGTTGATGAAACTGTATTATGTAGAAGATAAACTATTAGAGTTCGTCTATAACTGATGACGAAGCAAAAGATACTGTATGGATTTTAGGGTTGATACAAGCTGTAAACTGACAAAGTTTTTTTGTAGTACAAGTTCAAGATCGCAAGATAAATACTCTAGCAAGGATAATATGAGATAGAGGCTCGCCACTTACCATTATCAGTTCTTATTTCTAATGATTATCCTAGTTTTCCCGGCGACGAAACAAATCTAAAACTTGAACACATTATTGCAAATTATTCAATAAGATTtctaatgaaaaaatatttcatacTGACGTAATCAGAGAGACTACCTCTGAATAAATAATCttctaaattattaattacttTGCTATTAAAAGTTCTATTGGCACGTTTGGCATCTCTTATTGGAGCCTGGTCCCTGGCTTCGTCGCCATTTCTTGGTCGTAGGTTCCAAGGGCATTGATCGTTCTTGTGTTTCATGATACAGTGGAGGTCAGggcaaaaaagaaataaatgtttttttttttaaatagacCGGTTGAAAGGtctattttctaaaacGGGAAGTtgataaaatgaaaaaaattagtttgTGTTTTTTGTATTACTAAACATACTAATaacatttaatattttgctCTGGTATGAAATCAGAAATGACTTAACAGCACGGAGTAAAGCGTGTGTATACTGGGTTATGgctcaaaaaatttacttctagaaaaa harbors:
- a CDS encoding ABC transporter, with the protein product MERQIKTLEFENLYLDVPKFGPNGHVSYTRILRCLSGKIESGKLTAVIGSSGCGKTHFLRMLVGDISEKSKTFGKILYNGKEREPEEWKMKFSYVPQDDIFYPDLSINNHMKYYMSLFEDKSSEFYEHKIDKILERCSILHQKNNFFGALSGGERKRALIAISMINDPEILILDEPTTGIDSNTASEIIQTLKKYAQDYNCMVISAIHQPGPGLFSYFDDLIALVKLGVFYIGPYKQLESFLIGNGISMESDLSLPELLFVILVDNSKFPEAKKYKSNVKKIIEKNEDKCKKYNNNRICNNYKTLDFKHKFADSWKVIKYSFNATYNVNKLSVKIVLMVFISIIAILFEPIFHFVESYPFNHLKFYDELKLCSYGQILSFSFAVVSHLYSITHSIWSFYAYTGVWSHNRCFVIEYLNGRYTYGTYFMATFYYCLIRNFIFFSVKFCLYLLFFRNFLFHPIVFLVFIISTILNIFLFTCMSIISEYNIVFSLIYFFIIQSPLVTCDTAVFKLNHDDILMYVLSIIPILNLRLFLKMRCFGLAEKFADKTAILEFLNKTCVKEIIHCSYDEGLENTIFYNKFGKSADFITGISIFGSCLLLIGGATILYIVDKIPNMRFKLTK